A single window of Arcobacter venerupis DNA harbors:
- a CDS encoding DHCW motif cupin fold protein gives MNNKNIPFQTIDWSNIPKTEHKGESGVAYWQTLQFDGLRVRVVQYSENYVANHWCEKGHIVYCLEGEVINEQKNGESSILKVGMSYIVSDELSSHRSVTKDGVKLLIIDGDFLKLKN, from the coding sequence ATGAATAATAAAAATATACCTTTTCAAACTATAGATTGGTCAAATATACCAAAAACTGAACATAAAGGTGAATCAGGAGTTGCATATTGGCAAACATTACAATTTGATGGATTAAGAGTAAGAGTTGTTCAATATAGTGAAAATTATGTAGCTAATCATTGGTGTGAAAAAGGACATATAGTTTACTGTTTAGAAGGTGAAGTTATAAATGAACAGAAAAATGGTGAGAGTTCTATACTAAAAGTTGGCATGTCATATATAGTTTCAGATGAGTTAAGTTCACATCGTTCAGTTACAAAAGATGGGGTAAAGTTACTTATAATTGATGGGGATTTCTTGAAATTAAAGAACTAA
- a CDS encoding dihydrolipoyl dehydrogenase family protein has product MKKFDLIIIGAGRASNLAVSAGKAGKKVAIIEKSTLGGTCPNRGCVPSKLLIGYAHVANAIKESNRHFINSTINNIDIEKIFAETNEYISKIDGRYNSRFNENVEVFKGTGFFVSDNIIKVNEQKLTAPKIVIATGTKPKKPEHEKAWTSDDIFPLEGKIPKSITIVGSGFIACELAGFFSAIGIETKLLVRSQNILGNEDDEIASIFKKEFSKKVDIEFDTSAIDVEYKNEQFTMILENTNGQKKQHKSEALLYAIGRESNTSSLKLENTSIEINERGYIKRDIFFETTAKGVYVVGDAAGVYMLQHAAAYEVNHVSKILLEECEEPLHFKYMPHAVFTDPEIASVGLTEQEAKKLNIEYISTTTNWLASAKAMSTKLKYPVTKFIVNPKNYEILGCHMIGPESSTMMHQVLAVMHINNDIRHLKEMLYIHPAMSEAILPAAVESVRAIEKFRE; this is encoded by the coding sequence ATGAAAAAGTTTGATTTAATAATAATAGGAGCAGGAAGAGCTAGTAATTTAGCTGTTAGTGCTGGAAAAGCTGGAAAAAAAGTTGCAATAATTGAAAAATCTACTTTAGGTGGAACTTGCCCAAATAGAGGTTGCGTTCCTTCTAAACTTCTAATTGGTTATGCACATGTTGCAAATGCTATAAAAGAATCAAATAGACACTTTATAAACTCAACAATAAATAATATTGATATAGAAAAAATCTTCGCTGAAACAAATGAATATATCTCAAAAATTGATGGAAGATACAATAGTAGATTTAATGAAAATGTAGAAGTTTTCAAAGGTACAGGTTTTTTCGTTTCAGATAATATAATAAAAGTAAATGAACAAAAATTAACAGCTCCTAAAATTGTAATTGCAACAGGAACAAAACCTAAAAAACCTGAACATGAAAAAGCTTGGACTAGTGATGATATTTTTCCTTTAGAAGGTAAAATTCCAAAATCAATTACAATAGTGGGTTCTGGATTTATAGCTTGTGAATTAGCAGGCTTTTTCTCGGCTATTGGAATAGAAACAAAATTACTTGTACGAAGTCAAAATATTTTAGGAAATGAAGATGACGAAATAGCTTCAATCTTTAAAAAAGAGTTTAGTAAAAAAGTAGATATTGAGTTTGATACAAGTGCAATTGATGTTGAGTACAAAAATGAGCAATTTACTATGATTTTAGAAAATACAAATGGACAAAAGAAACAGCATAAAAGTGAAGCTTTACTTTATGCAATTGGAAGAGAATCAAATACATCAAGTCTAAAACTAGAAAATACTTCTATCGAAATAAATGAAAGAGGCTATATAAAAAGAGATATTTTCTTTGAAACAACAGCAAAAGGTGTTTATGTAGTTGGTGATGCAGCAGGAGTTTATATGCTTCAACACGCAGCTGCTTATGAAGTAAATCACGTAAGTAAAATTTTACTTGAAGAGTGTGAAGAACCTTTACATTTTAAATATATGCCCCATGCAGTTTTTACAGATCCTGAAATTGCAAGTGTAGGACTTACTGAACAAGAAGCTAAAAAATTAAATATTGAATATATCTCTACAACAACAAACTGGTTAGCAAGTGCAAAAGCAATGTCAACAAAACTGAAATATCCAGTTACAAAATTTATAGTTAATCCAAAAAATTATGAAATCTTAGGTTGTCATATGATTGGTCCTGAAAGTTCAACAATGATGCATCAAGTATTAGCTGTAATGCACATAAATAATGACATAAGGCATTTAAAAGAGATGTTATATATTCATCCAGCTATGAGTGAAGCAATACTTCCAGCAGCAGTTGAAAGTGTAAGAGCGATTGAAAAGTTTAGGGAATAA
- a CDS encoding sensor domain-containing diguanylate cyclase has protein sequence MNSKYKIVVLIGLLLLILSVSITFINYFVSLNSTEKHLRTQSLPLSLDNIYTEIQKHIIEPYLVSSMMANDTFVQDWLLSDEANNQKIQKYLEAVKNKYSMFTTFLVSEKTGNYYTQDGLLEKIEKENPNNAWYFKFKHIQESHEINLDFNKNLSNSLIMFINYKIFDSNYSYLGATGVAIKISYIDDMLKMFRQKYHFKVSFLNENGDIVLSEKDIMPERNIDELPNLKKYKSEIISKEPLNLEYEINNKKGLLNTKYIPELNLYLLVEANLDDFITDVKDIFFINLFFSLFISIIITIIITYMIKKYNKKLEYLADIDLLTNINNRRVFTLKLEHTMLFHQRHEQSMSLLFLDIDNFKDVNDKFGHIIGDKVLVRIADILKTNIRKSDLLARWGGEEFVIAYVNSSIEDSIAVTEKLKSLIEDDYILKNLNESIITASFGLTILKKEDTMDDLVNRADMAMYESKNNGKNRISIID, from the coding sequence ATGAATTCAAAATATAAAATCGTTGTTTTAATTGGTCTTTTGCTATTAATACTATCAGTATCGATAACATTTATTAATTATTTTGTTTCGTTAAATAGTACTGAAAAACATTTAAGAACTCAATCTTTACCTCTTTCTTTGGATAATATTTACACAGAAATACAAAAGCATATAATTGAACCATATTTAGTATCTTCTATGATGGCAAATGATACTTTTGTTCAAGATTGGTTATTAAGTGATGAGGCTAATAATCAAAAAATTCAAAAATATTTAGAAGCTGTAAAAAATAAATATTCTATGTTTACAACATTTTTAGTATCAGAAAAAACAGGTAATTATTATACTCAAGATGGATTACTTGAAAAAATTGAGAAAGAAAATCCAAATAACGCTTGGTATTTTAAATTTAAACATATACAAGAAAGCCATGAAATAAATTTAGATTTTAATAAAAATCTATCAAACTCTTTAATTATGTTTATTAATTATAAAATATTTGATAGTAATTATTCTTATCTTGGAGCAACAGGGGTTGCCATTAAAATCTCATATATTGATGATATGCTAAAAATGTTTAGACAAAAATATCATTTTAAAGTCTCTTTTTTAAATGAAAATGGTGATATTGTCTTATCTGAAAAAGATATTATGCCTGAGAGAAATATTGATGAATTACCCAATTTAAAAAAGTATAAAAGTGAAATTATTTCAAAAGAACCTTTAAATTTAGAGTATGAAATTAACAACAAAAAAGGCCTTTTAAATACAAAATATATACCTGAGTTAAATCTATATTTATTAGTTGAAGCAAATCTTGATGATTTTATTACTGATGTAAAAGATATATTTTTTATAAATCTATTTTTCTCTTTATTTATTTCTATAATTATTACAATTATCATAACTTACATGATAAAAAAATATAATAAAAAATTAGAATATTTAGCTGATATTGATTTATTAACAAATATAAATAACAGAAGAGTTTTTACCTTAAAATTAGAACACACTATGTTATTTCATCAACGACATGAACAATCAATGTCTTTACTTTTCCTTGATATTGATAATTTTAAAGATGTAAATGATAAATTTGGACATATTATTGGGGATAAAGTTCTTGTACGAATTGCAGATATATTAAAAACAAATATAAGAAAAAGCGATTTATTAGCAAGATGGGGTGGAGAAGAGTTTGTAATTGCTTATGTAAATAGTTCAATTGAAGATTCAATAGCTGTAACAGAAAAATTAAAAAGTTTAATTGAAGATGATTATATTTTGAAAAATTTAAATGAATCAATAATCACTGCAAGTTTTGGATTAACCATATTGAAAAAAGAAGACACTATGGATGATTTAGTAAATAGAGCAGATATGGCAATGTATGAATCAAAAAATAATGGTAAAAATAGAATATCAATTATAGATTAA
- a CDS encoding TetR/AcrR family transcriptional regulator — protein sequence MQNALKLFSQKGFYNTTIPDIAKAMSMSVGNMYNYFSSKEELAKFAIKYSTNILAEELKEINNLDISSKEKIYLFVEKYLENVQKSPEVIEYFLRVYLSNREVFKQGCEGFLCVGEFVTEVMILLEEGASKKEFREQEFFPAFAMIMGSLGGFAFLSGENVLDKELLFYSDSVSENIYRALKYDN from the coding sequence ATACAAAATGCTTTAAAACTTTTTTCTCAAAAAGGTTTTTATAATACTACAATTCCAGACATTGCAAAAGCTATGAGTATGAGTGTTGGGAATATGTATAACTATTTCTCTTCAAAAGAAGAACTTGCAAAATTTGCAATAAAATACTCAACAAATATCTTAGCTGAAGAGCTCAAAGAGATAAATAATTTAGATATAAGTTCAAAAGAAAAAATATATTTATTTGTAGAAAAATATTTAGAAAATGTACAAAAATCTCCTGAAGTTATTGAATATTTTTTAAGAGTCTATTTATCAAATAGAGAAGTATTCAAACAAGGTTGTGAGGGTTTCTTATGCGTAGGAGAATTTGTAACAGAAGTTATGATTTTACTTGAAGAGGGTGCAAGTAAAAAAGAGTTTAGAGAACAAGAATTTTTTCCAGCATTTGCCATGATAATGGGTTCATTAGGTGGATTTGCATTTTTAAGTGGAGAAAATGTTTTAGATAAAGAATTGCTTTTTTATTCAGATTCTGTTTCTGAAAACATATATCGTGCTTTGAAGTATGATAACTAA
- a CDS encoding Ni/Fe hydrogenase: protein MITKKKTTVVWFTAITCNGNTHSLLSANSSRFELFLNSFDFIYHPSLTIDKTLEDILNQNEKIDFLLIEGSISSNKDIFSIHEDSTFNHLNKLASKSNYIIAVGSCASYGGVHAKFTQNRDICGINEAINKDILENLEHKIVNLTGCPVHPEWILQTLFTLKTCGEMALDEVGRPKELYSNLAHHGCTRNEYFEWKIEGAFGQKEGCLFYDQGCRGPMTHSSCNKILWNDISSKTRVGMPCIGCTEIDFPRNDMLETKKNIGIPYEVPLGISKRAYLSISGVAKTFRIDRLHKKLME, encoded by the coding sequence ATGATAACTAAAAAAAAAACAACAGTTGTCTGGTTTACTGCAATTACATGTAATGGAAATACCCACTCTTTATTGAGTGCAAACTCAAGCAGGTTTGAACTTTTTCTAAATAGTTTTGATTTTATATATCATCCAAGTTTAACCATTGATAAAACCCTTGAAGATATATTAAATCAAAATGAAAAAATTGATTTTTTGTTAATCGAGGGTTCTATCTCTTCAAATAAAGATATATTTTCAATTCATGAAGATTCAACTTTTAATCATTTAAATAAATTGGCTTCAAAATCAAATTATATTATTGCTGTGGGTTCATGTGCATCTTACGGTGGAGTTCATGCAAAATTTACGCAAAATAGAGATATTTGCGGTATTAATGAGGCTATAAATAAAGATATTTTAGAAAATTTAGAACACAAAATAGTAAATCTTACAGGATGTCCAGTTCATCCAGAATGGATTTTACAAACTCTTTTTACATTAAAAACTTGTGGTGAAATGGCTTTGGATGAAGTAGGGCGACCAAAGGAACTTTATAGTAACTTAGCCCATCATGGATGCACAAGAAATGAGTATTTTGAGTGGAAAATTGAGGGTGCATTTGGACAAAAAGAGGGCTGTTTATTTTACGATCAAGGTTGTCGAGGGCCAATGACTCATAGCTCTTGCAATAAAATATTATGGAATGATATTAGTTCAAAAACAAGAGTTGGAATGCCTTGTATTGGCTGTACTGAAATAGATTTTCCAAGAAATGATATGTTAGAAACTAAAAAAAATATAGGAATACCTTATGAAGTTCCTTTGGGAATTTCAAAAAGAGCATATTTAAGTATTAGTGGAGTTGCAAAAACTTTTAGAATAGACAGACTTCATAAAAAATTAATGGAATAA
- a CDS encoding nickel-dependent hydrogenase large subunit, which translates to MKTIDLVERIEGEAKLHCTWENNKVSNARIDFLNFRGFEYILEGKSPLDALVYTPRICGICGQAHLKATVEALENIYENINEKLQITQKAKLLREIGLNIEIIDSHIKWFYMFILPDIIKLDTNDLGIYAPLKGTRWMQAQKAASETIKALAVIGGQWPHTSYMIPGGVMSDPTKLDLIMMQNYLQTAISFFENSISGVSLENYLAYERVDNLEDLSADLKYFKDLAFKYSLDKYGKSYNRFITLGESSLFKSGRIKRKLVNKLDFSKIVEDDTNTFSLNKNDNTQEKHTWSKSVSYDEIFFETGPLSRAIISNRKFIKEIHKSFDDSVFSRVMARVDEIAHLLNETNNLISQVDISELSYVKPKFSLKDIENGSGMAVVEACRGSLLHNITIEKGLIKSYDVITPTVWNLGPENKTQKGIAQKAIIGSSSIEIAKIVLRSFDVCSVCTTH; encoded by the coding sequence GTGAAAACAATAGACTTAGTAGAAAGAATCGAAGGTGAAGCAAAACTTCATTGCACATGGGAAAACAATAAAGTGAGCAATGCCAGAATTGATTTTTTAAACTTTAGAGGTTTTGAATATATTTTAGAAGGAAAATCACCTTTAGATGCTTTAGTTTATACCCCAAGAATTTGTGGAATTTGTGGACAAGCTCATTTAAAAGCAACCGTTGAAGCTTTGGAAAATATTTATGAAAATATAAATGAGAAATTACAAATTACGCAAAAAGCAAAACTTTTAAGAGAAATAGGTTTAAATATCGAGATAATAGATTCTCATATAAAATGGTTTTATATGTTTATTCTTCCTGATATTATAAAACTAGATACAAATGATTTAGGAATTTATGCTCCATTAAAAGGAACACGATGGATGCAAGCTCAAAAAGCTGCCAGTGAAACTATAAAAGCATTAGCAGTGATTGGTGGACAATGGCCACATACATCATATATGATTCCTGGTGGAGTTATGAGTGACCCTACTAAACTTGATTTAATTATGATGCAAAACTATCTTCAAACAGCAATTAGTTTCTTTGAAAATTCAATTAGTGGAGTTAGTTTAGAAAATTATTTAGCTTATGAGAGAGTTGATAATTTAGAAGATTTAAGTGCTGATTTAAAATATTTTAAAGATTTAGCATTTAAATACTCTTTAGATAAATATGGAAAATCATATAACAGATTTATAACTTTAGGGGAATCAAGTTTATTTAAAAGTGGAAGAATAAAACGAAAATTAGTTAATAAATTAGATTTTTCAAAAATAGTTGAAGATGATACTAATACTTTTTCTTTAAATAAAAATGATAATACTCAAGAAAAACATACTTGGTCAAAATCAGTATCTTATGATGAAATTTTTTTTGAAACAGGACCACTTTCTCGTGCAATTATCTCAAATAGAAAATTTATAAAAGAGATACACAAATCTTTTGATGATTCAGTTTTTTCAAGAGTAATGGCAAGAGTTGATGAAATTGCACATCTTTTAAATGAAACTAATAATTTAATCTCTCAAGTAGATATTTCAGAACTTTCATATGTAAAACCAAAATTCTCACTAAAAGATATTGAAAATGGTTCTGGAATGGCAGTTGTTGAAGCTTGTCGAGGCTCACTTTTACATAATATAACTATTGAAAAAGGATTGATAAAATCATATGATGTAATTACTCCAACTGTTTGGAATTTAGGTCCTGAAAATAAAACTCAAAAAGGAATTGCACAAAAAGCTATTATTGGTTCTTCAAGCATCGAAATAGCAAAAATAGTCTTACGAAGCTTTGATGTTTGCTCTGTTTGTACTACTCACTAA
- a CDS encoding hydrogenase small subunit, translating to MIDSQEMVKKVFTQKSGKVETNKGEEYYNSLFEKVKSRLSILKAQPALKDIDLMDVIESEGVNRRDFMKWVSATTATLMLPPMFAPLVAEATELMNRVPVIWIELQDCAGNSEALLRSSAPTVDDLLFDVLSLEYHETLQACAGFDADKQLEEAVEHFKGKYLLFVEGAIPMAMNGQYGTIGAMGETFHDHLIRMSKDAAAIVAVGTCATFGGIPAAAPNPTGAVGVMDIVKGKPIINIPACPANPANMVGVVLHYVLTGQIPELDSLLRPKFAFGYRIHDNCERRAHFDAGEFVEEWGDEGAKNNFCLYKMGCKGPMTFNNCSIIRYNEGTNWPIGVGRGCIGCSEPQFWDKYAYERPMADAKIKAPTGGVEKTVDEFGLGLLTATAIGIGVHAVASAVAGKKSNEGEEK from the coding sequence ATGATTGATTCGCAAGAAATGGTAAAAAAAGTTTTTACCCAAAAATCAGGAAAAGTTGAAACAAACAAAGGTGAAGAATATTACAACTCTTTATTTGAAAAAGTAAAAAGTCGTTTATCAATATTAAAAGCGCAACCTGCACTTAAAGATATTGATTTAATGGATGTAATAGAATCTGAAGGTGTAAATAGAAGAGATTTTATGAAGTGGGTTAGTGCTACAACTGCTACACTTATGTTACCTCCTATGTTTGCTCCACTTGTAGCAGAAGCTACTGAACTTATGAATAGAGTTCCAGTTATTTGGATTGAATTACAAGATTGTGCTGGAAATTCTGAAGCACTTTTAAGAAGTTCAGCTCCAACTGTTGATGATTTATTATTTGATGTATTAAGTTTGGAATATCATGAAACTTTACAAGCCTGTGCTGGTTTTGATGCTGATAAACAACTTGAAGAAGCAGTTGAACATTTCAAAGGTAAATATTTATTATTTGTTGAGGGTGCAATTCCAATGGCTATGAATGGTCAATATGGAACAATTGGTGCTATGGGTGAAACTTTCCATGATCACTTAATTAGAATGTCAAAAGATGCAGCTGCTATTGTTGCTGTTGGTACATGTGCAACATTTGGAGGAATTCCAGCAGCTGCTCCAAATCCAACAGGTGCAGTTGGTGTTATGGATATTGTAAAAGGTAAACCAATTATCAATATTCCAGCCTGTCCTGCAAATCCTGCAAATATGGTGGGGGTTGTTTTACATTATGTATTAACTGGTCAAATTCCAGAACTTGATTCACTTTTAAGACCAAAATTCGCATTTGGATATAGAATCCATGATAACTGTGAAAGAAGAGCTCACTTTGATGCTGGTGAGTTTGTTGAAGAGTGGGGAGATGAAGGTGCTAAAAACAATTTCTGTTTATATAAAATGGGTTGTAAAGGTCCAATGACATTTAATAACTGTTCAATTATTAGATATAACGAGGGTACAAACTGGCCTATTGGTGTAGGACGAGGATGTATAGGATGTAGTGAGCCACAATTTTGGGATAAATATGCTTATGAAAGACCAATGGCAGATGCAAAAATCAAAGCACCAACTGGTGGAGTTGAAAAAACTGTAGATGAGTTTGGTTTAGGATTATTAACAGCAACAGCTATTGGTATTGGAGTTCATGCAGTGGCATCAGCAGTTGCAGGAAAAAAATCAAATGAAGGGGAAGAAAAATAA
- a CDS encoding nickel-dependent hydrogenase large subunit, which yields MANKHLVIDPITRIEGHLRIEAIIDENNVVVDAFSSSTMFRGIEEILKGRDPRDCGLLAMRICGVCTGTHYQRSIEAVEHAFKITIPKNARLVRNLIQGALYLHDHIVHFYHLHALDWVDITEALKADPKATVAEAQKWAGVSGHRPWNASEDVYAAVQERVTKYVKQGRLGIFGNAYWGSKGFKLTPEQNLIGLSHYLDALELQRELAKMMAIFGGKNPHPQSFVVGGVTCVQDIKNPARIAEFKQILKRAQKFAKEAYLPDVYMAGTMYAGEALEGIGGGLGNYMCYGDFRLDDTPFYEASKLFPSGIVKNRDLSKVFDIDQTKITEDVTHAWYEGNTNLHPFEGVTKPAYTGFGKKEDNIAYLDTNNKYSWIKSPLYDDERMEVGPLARMIVGVARGDERISKYVTTFLKNGNLPTTVLFSTVGRTAARAIETELMADVMMEWIDELASNVAHGDLSTWTEFNFDTVSKDAQGYGMAEAPRGGLGHWIKIKDGKVANYQAVVPSTWNAAPRDYKGRMGAYESSLIGTKVANVDQPLEILRTIHSFDPCIACAVHIVDTKGKELGVYKVDPIGGTSRA from the coding sequence ATGGCAAACAAACACTTAGTAATAGATCCAATTACAAGAATTGAAGGACATCTTAGAATCGAAGCAATTATTGATGAAAATAATGTTGTAGTTGATGCTTTTTCATCTTCAACAATGTTTAGAGGAATTGAAGAGATTTTAAAAGGAAGAGACCCAAGAGATTGTGGTTTATTAGCAATGAGAATTTGTGGAGTTTGTACAGGAACTCACTATCAAAGAAGTATTGAAGCTGTTGAACATGCCTTTAAAATTACTATTCCAAAAAATGCAAGATTAGTAAGAAATCTTATTCAAGGTGCTTTATATTTACATGACCATATTGTTCACTTCTATCACTTACACGCACTTGACTGGGTTGATATTACAGAAGCTTTAAAAGCAGATCCAAAAGCAACGGTAGCTGAAGCTCAAAAATGGGCAGGTGTTTCAGGACACAGACCATGGAATGCTAGCGAAGATGTATACGCAGCTGTTCAAGAAAGAGTTACAAAATATGTAAAACAAGGAAGATTAGGAATCTTTGGAAATGCATATTGGGGAAGTAAAGGATTTAAACTTACTCCTGAACAAAATTTAATAGGTTTATCTCACTATTTAGATGCTTTAGAATTACAAAGAGAATTAGCAAAAATGATGGCTATTTTTGGTGGTAAAAACCCACATCCACAATCTTTTGTTGTTGGTGGAGTAACTTGTGTTCAAGATATTAAAAATCCAGCAAGAATTGCAGAATTTAAACAAATTCTAAAAAGAGCTCAAAAATTTGCAAAAGAAGCATATTTACCAGATGTTTATATGGCTGGAACTATGTATGCAGGCGAAGCTCTTGAAGGAATTGGTGGTGGTTTAGGAAACTATATGTGTTATGGTGACTTTAGACTTGATGATACACCATTTTATGAAGCATCAAAACTATTCCCATCAGGAATTGTAAAAAACAGAGATTTATCAAAAGTATTTGATATTGATCAAACAAAAATTACAGAAGATGTTACTCATGCTTGGTATGAAGGTAATACAAATTTACATCCATTTGAGGGTGTTACAAAACCTGCATATACTGGTTTTGGTAAAAAAGAAGACAATATTGCATACCTTGACACAAACAATAAATATTCTTGGATTAAATCACCATTATATGATGATGAAAGAATGGAAGTTGGACCACTAGCTAGAATGATAGTTGGGGTTGCACGTGGTGATGAAAGAATTTCTAAATATGTAACAACATTCTTAAAAAATGGAAACTTACCAACAACTGTATTATTCTCAACAGTTGGAAGAACTGCTGCACGTGCAATTGAGACAGAACTTATGGCTGATGTTATGATGGAATGGATTGATGAATTAGCTTCAAATGTAGCTCATGGAGATTTATCTACATGGACTGAATTTAACTTTGATACAGTTTCAAAAGATGCTCAAGGGTATGGAATGGCTGAAGCTCCAAGGGGTGGTTTAGGTCATTGGATTAAAATCAAAGATGGGAAAGTAGCAAATTATCAAGCAGTTGTTCCATCAACTTGGAATGCAGCTCCAAGAGATTATAAAGGAAGAATGGGTGCTTATGAATCATCATTAATTGGCACAAAAGTAGCAAATGTGGATCAACCCCTTGAGATTTTAAGAACAATCCATAGTTTTGACCCATGTATTGCTTGTGCTGTTCATATTGTTGATACAAAAGGTAAAGAATTAGGTGTTTATAAAGTAGATCCAATTGGAGGAACAAGCCGTGCCTAA
- a CDS encoding cytochrome b/b6 domain-containing protein, which yields MTGTMRIIHWLNAICMVVAVITGLYIGHPYYQTFIADPAVDKYVMAWNRWGHLIVAIIFDVTAVLIGYLYFFSRFEKPYKKLIPTGKNIKEFFEVFLNLITFNRRKNFDSSHSDSYNIVFFTIFHLLLIFMLFTGLQLYVQGLASGISSIGTWWPWMLHLTTDWTLIAFGGNMGVRIAHHTSMYLILVWVMCHIYYQIWRTIFWKEGDIAIVIGGSKFVREEEKK from the coding sequence ATGACAGGAACTATGAGAATCATACATTGGCTAAATGCTATTTGTATGGTAGTTGCTGTTATAACCGGTTTATATATAGGTCACCCTTATTACCAAACATTTATAGCAGATCCAGCAGTGGATAAGTATGTAATGGCTTGGAATAGATGGGGGCATTTAATAGTTGCAATTATTTTTGATGTAACTGCTGTATTAATAGGTTATTTATATTTCTTTTCAAGATTTGAAAAACCATATAAAAAACTAATTCCTACGGGAAAAAATATAAAAGAATTCTTTGAAGTATTTTTAAATCTAATTACTTTTAACAGAAGAAAAAACTTTGATTCATCACATAGTGATAGTTATAATATTGTATTTTTTACAATTTTTCACTTATTACTAATATTTATGTTATTTACAGGACTTCAACTTTATGTTCAAGGACTAGCTTCAGGTATTAGTTCAATTGGAACTTGGTGGCCTTGGATGCTTCATTTAACAACGGATTGGACATTAATTGCATTTGGTGGAAATATGGGTGTTAGAATTGCTCATCATACATCAATGTATTTAATTCTAGTTTGGGTAATGTGTCATATTTATTATCAAATCTGGAGAACAATCTTCTGGAAAGAGGGTGATATCGCTATTGTTATTGGTGGTAGTAAATTTGTAAGAGAAGAAGAAAAAAAATAG
- a CDS encoding HyaD/HybD family hydrogenase maturation endopeptidase, translating to MKKRNIVIGVGNMLFKDEGIGIYASEYIKQNYEFDDKDLEIIDGGTLGFKLMAYFQEYDNVIILDTVSIEDEVGGIYRLPSDVLLGLGTYRKTAHEVEIVEMLEIVSVLDSHANVTIIGIIPKDIETVQIGLTIEMEDKFEEFISNGLKEIESLGIKATKVNNIVLSDVVKSMIGSYNGEHLTRIPNEEDFTHAINL from the coding sequence ATGAAAAAAAGAAATATTGTAATTGGTGTTGGAAATATGCTTTTCAAAGATGAAGGTATAGGTATTTATGCAAGTGAATATATTAAACAAAATTATGAGTTTGATGATAAAGATTTAGAGATAATTGACGGTGGGACATTAGGGTTTAAACTAATGGCATATTTTCAAGAGTATGACAATGTTATTATTTTAGATACTGTGTCTATTGAAGATGAGGTTGGAGGAATTTATAGACTTCCATCTGATGTACTTTTAGGACTAGGAACATATAGAAAAACAGCCCATGAAGTTGAAATCGTTGAAATGTTAGAGATAGTATCTGTTTTAGATTCCCATGCAAATGTAACAATTATTGGAATAATTCCAAAGGATATTGAAACTGTTCAAATTGGACTGACAATAGAGATGGAAGATAAATTTGAAGAATTTATTTCAAATGGTTTAAAAGAGATAGAATCTTTAGGAATAAAAGCTACAAAAGTTAATAATATTGTACTTAGTGATGTTGTAAAAAGCATGATAGGCAGTTACAATGGTGAGCATTTAACAAGAATTCCAAATGAAGAAGATTTCACACATGCAATTAATTTATAA